A single genomic interval of Gossypium raimondii isolate GPD5lz chromosome 11, ASM2569854v1, whole genome shotgun sequence harbors:
- the LOC105804195 gene encoding uncharacterized protein LOC105804195, giving the protein MLLLQTEIKRYYEGQSSMLESRLSDPEPPDPKSIWSFFCQKLHQTESSPSCSLLVVYGFYSHLWLTIKYSKKVGTVYKYPSRKPRALLKDMITIFFPSATERTYNICGHSFMSEIY; this is encoded by the exons ATGCTTCTGCTGCAAACGGAGATAAAACGTTATTATGAAGGACAATCTTCGATGCTAGAATCTCGCCTATCAGACCCCGAACCACCAGACCCAAAGTCGATTTGGAGTTTCTTTTGTCAAAAGCTGCATCAAACTGAATCGTCACCCTCGTGTTCTCTTCTCGTTGTCTATGGCTTCTATTCACATTTATG GTTGACCATAAAGTACAGTAAAAAAGTCGGCACTGTTTACAAGTACCCCTCTCGAAAACCTAG GGCATTGTTGAAAGACATGATAACTATCTTCTTTCCAAGTGCAACAGAGAGGACATATAACATTTGTGGCCACTCGTTTATGTCTGAGATTTATTAG
- the LOC128034942 gene encoding uncharacterized protein LOC128034942, with product MCLNHVVCKKNYFCSVTCCRPCCQNVCQTQNLIGFSRCKKHTTYIQRIRGFVGLLLCWVLEFSMLCGPRETISFDYTILYSDISSLIGVWGWISIYYPIWCVGMDGDSA from the exons atgTGTTTGAATCATGTTGtgtgcaaaaaaaattatttttgctctGTTACTTGTTGCCGCCCATGCTGTCAGAATGTCTGTCAGACTCAAAATCTGATAGGATTTAGTAG GTGCAAGAAGCACACAACTTACATCCAGCGAATTAGAGGATTTGTTGGGCTACTGCTCTGTTGG GTTCTAGAATTCTCGATGTTGTGTGGGCCTCGTGAAACAATCAG CTTTGACTACACTATTTTGTATAGTGACATAAGCTCACTTATTGGTGTGTGGGGTTGGATAAGTATTTATTACCCTatttggtgtgtagggatggatggagATAGTGCGTAA